One window from the genome of Gemmatimonadaceae bacterium encodes:
- a CDS encoding tetratricopeptide repeat protein, with protein sequence MKALQRHAVVVVVSVAVVAGAPARAVAQYTRNLGPGPDTPHLLIGTCQSTNRQLGIDAAAALRDRIQNENNVRDLYVVPNKTVNEALTASGYSADSALSTSDLGALGKMVHADEILDCSVSQTSSGVHEEVRMLLANDVTQAQPLPVVDAKDVGAAAAQVEREHTAARKQLDGNKDCRNSLRDGKPADAAKRALDAIRAYPQATLARLCLASAYADSSLHYPPDSVLAVTGAIMNIDPQNVFALRIALGAYDRKNDQDGVIQTLLKLYKLQPQDQSLATRIVDALAASPDPAKALPILDDMLKQNPGDPNMLAQKWKLQALLKDFPGALITGEQMVRADTALADSAYYHRQIAMATTDTNWAKVAEYAADGQKKFPKDPQFPYLGGVALRNVKQLPAAAASFRQALALDPKNSNAQLYLAQTYSDLGQTDSVVAIADAALAAGGNKDVWGPMLLKPAQDAFTAAQADSTNAIANYTKAYKYAMHADSLAPSKYTKFFAAVSAFQIGTDTYRRATAQKSCDLSKQANDLFTTVQLDLPEGGSVSPQSAASILQYLPQLLDATGKMVKFYCKGK encoded by the coding sequence GTGAAGGCATTGCAGCGCCACGCAGTGGTGGTCGTCGTCAGCGTCGCGGTGGTGGCCGGTGCGCCCGCGCGCGCCGTCGCCCAGTATACCCGCAATCTCGGCCCCGGGCCGGACACGCCGCATCTCCTCATCGGAACCTGCCAGAGCACCAATCGCCAACTCGGCATCGACGCCGCCGCCGCGTTGCGCGACCGCATCCAGAATGAGAACAATGTGCGCGACCTGTACGTCGTGCCGAACAAGACCGTGAACGAGGCGCTCACCGCGTCGGGCTACTCGGCCGATTCCGCGCTCAGCACGTCCGACCTCGGCGCGCTCGGCAAGATGGTGCACGCCGACGAGATCCTCGATTGCAGCGTGTCCCAGACGTCGTCTGGCGTGCACGAAGAGGTGCGCATGCTGCTGGCCAACGACGTCACCCAGGCGCAGCCGCTCCCGGTCGTGGACGCCAAGGATGTGGGCGCGGCGGCGGCGCAGGTCGAGCGTGAGCACACGGCGGCTCGCAAGCAGCTCGACGGCAACAAGGACTGCCGCAATTCACTCCGCGACGGCAAGCCGGCCGACGCCGCCAAGCGCGCGCTCGACGCGATTCGCGCCTACCCGCAGGCCACGCTCGCGCGGCTGTGCCTGGCCTCGGCGTACGCCGACTCCAGTCTGCACTATCCGCCCGATTCGGTCCTCGCCGTGACCGGCGCGATCATGAACATCGATCCGCAGAACGTCTTCGCCTTGCGCATCGCGCTCGGCGCCTACGATCGCAAGAACGACCAGGACGGCGTGATCCAGACGCTGCTCAAGCTGTACAAGCTGCAGCCGCAGGATCAGTCGCTCGCCACCCGGATCGTCGATGCGCTGGCGGCGTCGCCCGATCCGGCCAAGGCGCTGCCGATCCTGGACGACATGCTCAAGCAGAATCCGGGCGACCCGAACATGCTCGCCCAGAAGTGGAAGCTCCAGGCCTTGCTCAAGGACTTCCCGGGCGCGCTCATCACCGGCGAGCAGATGGTGCGCGCCGATACGGCCCTGGCCGACAGCGCGTACTACCATCGCCAGATCGCGATGGCCACGACCGACACCAACTGGGCCAAGGTGGCGGAGTACGCGGCCGACGGACAGAAGAAGTTCCCCAAGGATCCGCAGTTCCCGTACCTGGGCGGCGTGGCGCTCCGCAACGTCAAGCAGCTCCCGGCCGCCGCGGCCTCGTTCCGCCAGGCGCTGGCGCTCGATCCCAAGAATTCCAACGCCCAGCTCTACCTGGCGCAGACGTACTCGGATCTGGGGCAGACCGACAGCGTGGTGGCGATCGCCGACGCGGCGCTCGCGGCCGGCGGCAACAAGGACGTCTGGGGGCCGATGCTGCTCAAGCCGGCGCAGGATGCGTTCACGGCCGCGCAGGCCGACTCGACGAACGCCATCGCCAACTACACCAAGGCATACAAGTACGCGATGCACGCCGACAGCCTGGCGCCGTCCAAGTACACCAAGTTTTTCGCCGCGGTCTCGGCGTTCCAGATCGGGACCGATACCTACCGGCGGGCGACCGCCCAGAAGAGCTGCGATCTCTCCAAGCAGGCCAACGACCTGTTCACGACCGTGCAGCTCGATCTGCCCGAGGGCGGGTCGGTGTCGCCGCAGTCGGCGGCCAGCATCCTGCAGTATCTGCCGCAGTTGCTCGACGCGACGGGCAAGATGGTGAAGTTCTATTGCAAGGGAAAATGA
- a CDS encoding penicillin-binding protein 2 — protein MIKSSRIGIIHLSLALFAVMVIGQAARVQLVQGKAWADQARSQHFTQRDVPALRGEILDAAGHTLAESRDMVTLSIAPREVLQRRAMANALVRAGVDGRWIARATDTTRKWVVIPGHFRAMDVALLTAMRGVYTDPVADRVYPGSDATRRIVGRVDADGKPLDGIELALDSLLRGRDGAAAMVRDGSGRSYASPTQPGVAPREGNTVVLTLNSDLQQIAERALDDAVAKMGAQGGDIVILDPATGDVLAMASRRLDPRSTSATALTEPFEPGSTMKPIIASALLARGLVKPTDMIQTFGGQLTINGRTVHDDQEGAPEPAELSLADVIRRSSNVGIIQFAERLTPGQEYQALRDFGFGTPTEVAYPSESNGTLRPPGDWSAQSANSMAMGYEIAVTPMQLAVAYAAIANGGELLQPALVKEIRSPGGRVLYRHTRTVVRRVMQPAVAAQVRQMLLGVVQDGTAVQADLATYLLGGKTGTPRRTVNGRYVPLAYTPNFVGLFPGEAPQFVIVVKLDSPQGVYYSASTAAPLTKTILQAALAARDAALDRGALMEDVIKRPPDSAGVGARVASGGTSPAPTDTAVLAESVAARAAAAADLAALPATVTIALPAPPAPAAVSLPPRPVPDVAGLPLRDAVLSLHQAGFRVRLVRGAPMQTWPAAGAMAAAGSMVQLRYDF, from the coding sequence ATGATCAAGAGTAGCCGCATCGGCATCATCCACCTCTCGCTCGCCCTCTTCGCCGTGATGGTGATCGGCCAGGCGGCGCGGGTGCAGTTGGTGCAGGGCAAGGCATGGGCCGACCAGGCGCGCAGCCAGCACTTCACGCAGCGCGACGTGCCGGCGCTGCGGGGCGAGATCCTGGACGCGGCCGGCCACACGCTGGCCGAGAGCCGCGACATGGTGACGCTGTCGATCGCGCCGCGCGAGGTGCTGCAGCGCCGCGCCATGGCCAACGCGCTCGTGCGCGCCGGCGTCGACGGCCGCTGGATCGCGCGCGCCACCGACACGACGCGCAAGTGGGTGGTGATTCCGGGGCACTTCCGGGCGATGGACGTGGCCCTGCTCACGGCGATGCGCGGCGTGTACACCGATCCGGTGGCCGACCGCGTGTATCCCGGCTCCGACGCCACGCGTCGCATCGTGGGCCGCGTGGACGCCGACGGCAAGCCGCTCGACGGCATCGAGCTGGCGCTGGACAGCCTGCTGCGCGGCCGGGACGGCGCCGCGGCGATGGTGCGCGACGGCTCGGGGCGCAGCTACGCGTCGCCCACGCAGCCCGGCGTGGCCCCCCGCGAGGGGAACACGGTGGTGCTCACGCTCAACTCGGATCTGCAGCAGATCGCCGAGCGCGCGCTGGACGACGCGGTGGCGAAGATGGGCGCGCAGGGCGGCGACATCGTGATCCTCGATCCGGCCACGGGCGACGTGCTGGCCATGGCCAGTCGCCGGCTCGATCCCCGGTCCACGTCGGCCACCGCGCTCACCGAACCGTTCGAGCCCGGGTCGACGATGAAGCCGATCATCGCCTCGGCGCTCCTGGCCCGCGGGCTCGTGAAGCCCACCGACATGATCCAGACCTTCGGCGGCCAACTCACGATCAACGGCCGCACGGTGCACGACGACCAGGAGGGCGCGCCGGAGCCCGCCGAGCTGTCGCTGGCCGATGTCATCCGGCGATCCAGCAACGTGGGCATCATCCAGTTCGCCGAGCGGCTCACGCCTGGGCAGGAATACCAGGCGTTGCGCGACTTCGGGTTCGGCACGCCGACCGAGGTGGCGTATCCCTCGGAGTCCAACGGCACGCTGCGCCCGCCCGGAGATTGGTCGGCGCAGTCGGCCAATTCGATGGCCATGGGCTACGAGATCGCCGTGACCCCGATGCAACTCGCGGTGGCGTACGCCGCCATCGCCAACGGCGGCGAGCTGCTGCAGCCGGCGCTCGTGAAGGAGATCCGCAGCCCCGGCGGACGGGTGCTGTACCGCCACACGCGCACCGTGGTGCGCCGCGTCATGCAACCCGCCGTGGCCGCCCAGGTGCGCCAGATGCTCCTCGGCGTGGTGCAGGACGGCACGGCGGTGCAGGCCGATCTGGCCACCTATCTGCTGGGCGGCAAGACGGGCACGCCGCGCCGCACCGTGAACGGCCGCTATGTGCCGCTGGCGTACACGCCGAACTTCGTGGGGCTCTTTCCGGGTGAAGCACCGCAGTTCGTGATCGTCGTGAAGCTGGACAGCCCGCAGGGGGTGTACTACAGCGCCAGTACCGCGGCGCCGCTCACCAAGACGATCCTCCAGGCGGCGCTCGCGGCGCGCGACGCGGCGCTCGATCGCGGCGCGCTCATGGAGGACGTCATCAAGCGGCCGCCGGACAGCGCCGGGGTGGGGGCGCGGGTCGCGTCGGGCGGCACGAGCCCGGCGCCGACGGACACGGCCGTGCTGGCCGAGTCGGTGGCCGCGCGCGCGGCCGCGGCGGCGGACCTCGCCGCGCTGCCGGCCACGGTCACCATCGCGCTGCCGGCCCCTCCGGCCCCGGCCGCCGTATCGTTGCCGCCGCGCCCGGTGCCCGATGTGGCCGGCCTTCCGCTGCGCGACGCCGTGCTCTCGCTGCACCAAGCGGGGTTCCGCGTGCGGCTGGTGCGCGGCGCGCCGATGCAGACGTGGCCGGCGGCGGGCGCGATGGCGGCCGCCGGATCGATGGTCCAACTCCGATACGACTTCTGA
- the murF gene encoding UDP-N-acetylmuramoyl-tripeptide--D-alanyl-D-alanine ligase, with protein sequence MSIDVRAPERREPPASAPVFWTRDRVARALGVGPRGNGAFGRVWTDTRTVQRGDLFVALSGERFDAHDFLAQAVAAGAGGVVVSRPERAANLGVPVYVVAHTGRALAALGRFRRRVWNGPVVAVVGSNGKTTTKELLRAALGARLEVHASAANFNNLVGVPLTLLAIPDHADIAVVEMGTNQPGEIAALRAAAEPDIVVVTSIGEEHLEGLGDLAGVMREELSACDGVRLAVVPASQPEVAAAAAGRAGRVLTAGLDAGEFKPERWLVEAGGQGVLWVAGVEVRPPARGAHTLRNAMLALAVADACGVSMDDAARGMAMAEMPAMRGAVDAVGAALLINDAYNANPESTLAALQLLAQAGEGRQRVAVLGSMLEMGGHSARVHDAVARAALASPVELLVGIGEFADAFGRAGAPVSRVITAPDAASAWSALAPRLEPNAAILLKGSRGVRLERLVPVVAQWAGAESR encoded by the coding sequence ATGAGTATCGATGTGCGCGCTCCGGAGCGGCGGGAGCCGCCGGCGTCGGCGCCGGTCTTCTGGACGCGGGACCGCGTGGCCCGGGCGCTGGGCGTCGGGCCGCGCGGCAACGGAGCGTTCGGCCGAGTGTGGACCGACACGCGAACCGTTCAGCGCGGGGATCTGTTCGTGGCGCTGTCGGGCGAACGCTTCGACGCGCACGATTTTCTGGCCCAGGCGGTGGCGGCGGGGGCGGGCGGCGTCGTCGTCTCGCGTCCCGAGCGCGCGGCGAACCTCGGGGTGCCGGTGTACGTGGTGGCGCACACGGGGCGCGCGTTGGCCGCTCTGGGGCGCTTCCGGCGACGCGTGTGGAACGGCCCCGTGGTGGCGGTGGTCGGATCGAACGGCAAGACGACCACCAAGGAGCTGCTGCGGGCCGCGCTGGGGGCGCGACTCGAAGTGCACGCCTCGGCGGCCAACTTCAACAACCTCGTGGGCGTGCCGCTCACGCTGCTGGCCATTCCCGACCACGCGGACATCGCGGTGGTGGAGATGGGGACCAACCAGCCGGGCGAGATCGCGGCGCTCCGGGCGGCGGCCGAGCCCGACATCGTGGTGGTGACGTCGATCGGCGAGGAGCACCTGGAGGGGTTGGGCGATCTGGCCGGCGTGATGCGCGAGGAGCTGTCGGCCTGCGACGGCGTGCGATTGGCGGTGGTGCCGGCCTCGCAGCCCGAGGTGGCCGCGGCGGCGGCGGGCCGCGCCGGCCGCGTGCTGACGGCGGGACTGGACGCCGGCGAGTTCAAGCCGGAGCGGTGGCTCGTGGAGGCCGGCGGGCAGGGCGTGCTGTGGGTGGCCGGGGTGGAGGTTCGCCCGCCGGCGCGTGGGGCGCACACCCTGCGCAACGCGATGCTCGCCCTCGCGGTGGCCGATGCGTGCGGGGTGTCGATGGACGACGCGGCCCGGGGCATGGCGATGGCCGAGATGCCGGCGATGCGCGGCGCCGTGGACGCGGTGGGGGCGGCGCTCCTGATCAACGACGCCTACAACGCCAACCCGGAGTCCACGCTCGCCGCGCTGCAACTGCTGGCGCAGGCGGGGGAGGGGCGCCAGCGGGTGGCCGTGCTGGGGTCGATGCTCGAGATGGGCGGGCATTCGGCGCGGGTGCACGACGCCGTGGCGCGGGCCGCGCTGGCTTCGCCGGTGGAACTCCTGGTGGGGATCGGCGAGTTCGCGGACGCATTCGGTCGTGCCGGAGCGCCGGTCTCGCGCGTCATCACTGCGCCGGACGCGGCGTCGGCATGGTCGGCGCTCGCGCCTCGACTCGAACCCAACGCGGCGATCCTGCTCAAGGGCTCGCGCGGCGTGCGGTTGGAGCGACTGGTGCCGGTCGTGGCGCAGTGGGCCGGTGCGGAAAGCCGGTAG
- the rsmH gene encoding 16S rRNA (cytosine(1402)-N(4))-methyltransferase RsmH — protein sequence MTAATDDAPLAWASAFHAPVLAREVVALLAGAGRVLDGTLGGGGHTEALLDAGAHVTAVDRDPDAIAAAGARLVRFLATGRLRLVLGNYAELDDTAIGGERFDGILLDLGISSHQVDATARGFSFREGAPLDMRMGPDARLDAAAFLNTADEGELAWVFREYGDERRAIRLAREVVRRRGNRPFATSDDFVGAIRATLGPRSGPAEFARLFQAVRIAINEELAGLERALPALRDRLAPGGVFAVISYHSGEDRIVKHAFRDWSTACTCPPRQPVCTCGGRALGTLVTKRAVQATPAELDVNPRSRSARLRAWRAA from the coding sequence ATGACCGCCGCGACCGACGACGCGCCGCTGGCGTGGGCGAGCGCGTTCCATGCGCCCGTGCTCGCGCGCGAGGTGGTGGCGCTGCTGGCGGGCGCCGGGCGCGTGCTCGACGGGACGCTGGGCGGCGGGGGACACACCGAGGCCCTGCTCGACGCGGGCGCGCACGTCACCGCGGTGGACCGCGATCCCGACGCGATCGCCGCGGCGGGCGCGCGGCTGGTCCGGTTCCTCGCCACGGGGCGGCTGCGGCTCGTGCTCGGCAACTACGCCGAGCTCGACGACACCGCGATCGGCGGCGAGCGCTTTGACGGCATCCTGCTCGACCTCGGCATCTCGTCGCATCAGGTGGACGCCACGGCGCGCGGGTTCAGCTTTCGCGAGGGCGCGCCGCTCGACATGCGCATGGGGCCGGACGCGCGGCTCGACGCCGCGGCCTTTCTCAACACGGCCGACGAGGGCGAGTTGGCGTGGGTGTTCAGGGAGTACGGCGACGAGCGACGCGCCATTCGTCTGGCGCGCGAGGTGGTGCGGCGGCGCGGGAACCGGCCGTTCGCCACGAGCGACGACTTCGTGGGCGCGATCCGCGCCACCCTCGGCCCGCGGAGCGGGCCCGCGGAGTTCGCGCGACTGTTCCAGGCGGTGCGCATCGCGATCAACGAGGAACTGGCGGGGCTGGAGCGGGCGCTGCCGGCGCTGCGCGATCGGCTGGCGCCGGGCGGGGTGTTCGCCGTGATCTCGTACCACTCCGGCGAGGACCGGATCGTGAAGCACGCCTTCCGCGACTGGAGCACGGCCTGCACCTGCCCGCCGCGCCAGCCGGTGTGCACGTGTGGAGGCCGGGCGCTGGGAACGCTGGTCACGAAGCGCGCCGTGCAGGCCACGCCGGCCGAGCTCGACGTCAACCCTCGCTCGCGCAGCGCGCGGCTCCGGGCATGGCGCGCCGCGTGA
- a CDS encoding UDP-N-acetylmuramoyl-L-alanyl-D-glutamate--2,6-diaminopimelate ligase, with protein sequence MAIETREIVGALRAAGLLLETRGALPPTVTGIGDDSRMVRAGGLFVAVRGSLRDGHDFLGAAAAAGAAAAIVEDAARTALPAIVVREGRRATAVAAAAAYGWPARSLQVLGVTGTNGKTTTVNMLRHLLDEPAARSASIGTLGVLVGSEGAVLPGGSGLTTPGPVELQRVFRALVDAGGRTVAMEMSSHALDQRRAEGVAFAAAVFTNLTRDHLDYHQTMDAYFRAKARLLEQLVSGGTVAVNADDPAWRALPAVGRRLRFGVASPEAEVRAEEVVLGPSGSAWTLVMGGERHRLLLPLIGDFNISNALGAATAAWGMGHAPAAIAERLASLPQVPGRLERIAERPAVLRDYAHTPDALARALDALRPFTRGRLICVFGAGGDRDRGKRPLMGAVAADKADVVVVTSDNPRTEDPEKIIDDVVAGIARTDYLRMADRRDAIARALELAAPDDLVLLAGKGHETYQVIGTTNVPFDEKQIVHDVLDRAV encoded by the coding sequence ATGGCCATCGAGACGCGTGAGATCGTGGGCGCGCTGCGCGCGGCGGGGCTGCTGCTGGAGACGCGGGGCGCGCTGCCGCCCACGGTCACCGGCATCGGCGACGACAGCCGCATGGTGCGCGCCGGCGGACTGTTCGTGGCGGTGCGCGGGTCGCTGCGCGACGGGCACGACTTCCTGGGGGCGGCGGCGGCGGCGGGCGCCGCGGCGGCGATCGTCGAAGACGCGGCGCGCACCGCGCTGCCGGCGATCGTCGTGCGCGAAGGACGGCGAGCCACCGCCGTGGCGGCGGCGGCGGCGTACGGATGGCCGGCGCGGTCGCTGCAGGTGCTGGGCGTGACGGGCACCAACGGCAAGACGACCACGGTGAACATGCTGCGCCACCTGCTCGACGAGCCGGCGGCGCGGAGCGCGTCGATCGGAACGCTCGGCGTGCTCGTGGGCAGTGAGGGCGCGGTGCTGCCGGGCGGATCGGGGCTGACGACGCCGGGGCCGGTGGAGCTGCAGCGGGTGTTCCGCGCGCTCGTCGACGCGGGCGGGCGCACGGTGGCGATGGAGATGTCGTCGCACGCGCTGGATCAGCGGCGCGCCGAAGGCGTGGCGTTCGCCGCGGCGGTGTTCACCAATCTCACGCGCGATCATCTGGACTACCATCAGACGATGGACGCGTACTTCCGCGCCAAGGCGCGTCTGCTGGAGCAGTTGGTGTCCGGCGGCACGGTGGCGGTAAACGCCGACGATCCGGCGTGGCGGGCGTTGCCGGCGGTGGGGCGGCGTCTCCGGTTCGGCGTCGCATCGCCCGAGGCCGAGGTGCGCGCCGAGGAGGTGGTGCTGGGACCGTCGGGTAGCGCGTGGACGCTCGTCATGGGCGGAGAACGTCATCGCCTCCTGCTTCCGCTGATCGGGGATTTCAACATCTCCAACGCGCTCGGCGCGGCCACCGCGGCGTGGGGGATGGGGCACGCGCCGGCCGCCATCGCCGAGCGGCTCGCGTCGCTGCCGCAGGTGCCGGGCCGTCTGGAGCGGATCGCGGAACGGCCGGCGGTGTTGCGCGACTACGCCCACACGCCGGACGCGCTCGCCCGGGCGCTGGATGCTCTCCGCCCGTTCACGCGCGGCCGGCTGATCTGCGTGTTCGGGGCGGGCGGCGACCGCGACCGCGGCAAGCGTCCGCTCATGGGTGCGGTGGCCGCCGACAAGGCCGACGTGGTGGTGGTCACCAGCGACAATCCGCGCACCGAGGATCCCGAGAAGATCATCGACGACGTCGTGGCCGGCATCGCGCGCACCGATTACCTTCGCATGGCCGACCGCCGGGACGCGATCGCGCGCGCGTTGGAGCTGGCCGCGCCCGACGATCTGGTGCTCCTCGCCGGCAAGGGGCACGAGACGTATCAGGTGATCGGCACCACGAACGTTCCATTCGACGAGAAGCAGATCGTGCACGACGTACTGGATCGGGCGGTATGA
- the mraY gene encoding phospho-N-acetylmuramoyl-pentapeptide-transferase, which translates to MLYHFLVPLVRQFKVLNLFTYITFRAAGAAVTALVLAFIAGPVIIRRLRGGAVTQGVRDGTPDTHVGKGDTPTMGGLIILFATIASTMLWARLGSRYIWLALAVTASMGTIGLVDDVLKLRQKRAGRKNEGLVERYKLAGQVTIGLLLGWYVWQYPLAPDLPGASTTLPFFKYLLVVPISAAFAWVYVLFTTFVLTGVSNAVNLTDGLDGLAAGLGAIAFATFAVFAYVIGRVDTSHYLGVFYLRDSGELTVFCTAVVGALMGFLWFNTHPAEIFMGDTGSLALGGGLGAVAILLKSEFLLVFVGGVFMCETLSVMMQRAVFKYRRRRYGIEYAKAHRVFLRAPIHHHFEMKGWPETQVVVRFWILGLLCAFLALATLKVR; encoded by the coding sequence GTGCTCTATCATTTTCTGGTCCCGCTGGTCAGGCAGTTCAAGGTCCTGAACCTGTTCACCTACATCACCTTCCGGGCGGCCGGCGCGGCGGTGACCGCGCTGGTGCTGGCGTTCATCGCCGGGCCGGTGATCATCCGCCGGCTGCGCGGCGGCGCCGTGACGCAGGGCGTGAGAGACGGGACGCCCGACACGCACGTGGGCAAGGGAGACACGCCCACGATGGGGGGGCTGATCATCCTGTTCGCGACGATCGCGTCCACAATGCTCTGGGCGCGGTTGGGCAGCCGCTACATCTGGCTGGCGCTGGCGGTCACCGCCAGCATGGGAACGATCGGGCTCGTGGACGACGTGCTCAAGCTGCGGCAGAAGCGCGCCGGCCGGAAGAACGAAGGGCTCGTGGAGCGCTACAAGCTGGCGGGGCAGGTGACGATCGGGCTGCTGCTCGGATGGTACGTGTGGCAGTATCCGCTGGCGCCCGATCTGCCGGGCGCGTCCACCACGCTGCCGTTCTTCAAGTATCTGCTGGTGGTGCCGATCTCGGCGGCGTTCGCCTGGGTATACGTGCTGTTCACGACGTTCGTGCTCACCGGGGTGAGCAACGCGGTGAACCTCACCGACGGGCTGGACGGGCTGGCGGCGGGGCTGGGGGCGATCGCGTTCGCCACCTTCGCCGTGTTCGCCTACGTGATCGGACGCGTGGACACGAGCCATTATCTGGGGGTGTTCTACCTGCGCGATTCCGGGGAACTGACCGTCTTCTGCACGGCCGTGGTGGGCGCGCTGATGGGTTTCCTCTGGTTCAACACGCACCCCGCCGAGATCTTCATGGGCGACACCGGTTCGCTGGCGCTGGGCGGCGGGCTGGGCGCGGTGGCGATCCTGCTCAAGTCCGAGTTCCTGCTCGTATTCGTGGGTGGAGTGTTCATGTGCGAGACGCTGTCGGTGATGATGCAGCGCGCCGTGTTCAAGTACCGCCGGCGGCGGTACGGCATCGAGTACGCCAAGGCGCACCGCGTCTTCCTGCGCGCGCCCATCCATCACCATTTCGAAATGAAGGGGTGGCCGGAGACGCAGGTCGTGGTGCGGTTCTGGATCCTGGGACTGCTCTGCGCGTTTCTCGCGCTGGCCACGCTCAAGGTTCGGTGA